One window from the genome of Syntrophorhabdus sp. encodes:
- the moaC gene encoding cyclic pyranopterin monophosphate synthase MoaC produces MAKLSHVDSDGKARMVDVSGKKETEREAVASGRVTMAAGTYALIRGGQGPKGDIFTVAKIAGIMAAKKTHDLIPLCHPLAITHVDVDFRFDDAGHTVEIISTVRTKGQTGVEMEALTSATVAGLTIYDMCKAVDKGIELGPFYLLEKSGGKSGTYRRKAS; encoded by the coding sequence TTGGCGAAATTGAGTCATGTTGATAGTGACGGGAAGGCCCGGATGGTTGATGTGTCGGGGAAGAAGGAGACTGAGAGGGAGGCGGTGGCGTCGGGCAGGGTAACCATGGCTGCCGGGACCTACGCGCTCATACGCGGGGGGCAGGGACCCAAGGGAGACATATTCACCGTTGCCAAGATCGCGGGGATCATGGCGGCGAAGAAGACCCATGACCTGATACCTCTGTGTCACCCTCTCGCCATTACCCATGTCGACGTCGATTTCCGCTTCGACGATGCGGGTCACACCGTGGAGATCATCTCGACTGTCAGGACGAAGGGACAGACGGGCGTCGAAATGGAGGCCCTGACCTCAGCGACCGTCGCGGGTCTCACGATCTACGACATGTGCAAGGCTGTGGACAAGGGTATCGAGCTCGGGCCCTTCTATCTCCTCGAGAAGAGCGGGGGGAAAAGCGGCA
- the moaA gene encoding GTP 3',8-cyclase MoaA, which produces MKLIDDYNRVIDYVRISVTDRCNLRCRYCVDGDFPFIPHTEVLSYEEIIRFVRICASLGVRKVRLTGGEPLTRKDLPHLLKEIGAIEGITDISLTTNGVLLADHLEELKEAGLKRINISLDTLRKDRFAWITCIDAFDRVIDGIKKASYAGLNPIKINTVIIKDFNDDEILDFVRIARKWDHEIRFIEFMPFGDMSLWKSTEIITSREIEEIIRREFELVPSLRPGKGPAKVFDIVGGSGRIGFISPVSSHICAECNRIRLTSRGMIRPCLFSDVEYDVKALMRSGKSDEEVKEFIRGVVKVKPERKLEMGAIRKCQRSLRNIGG; this is translated from the coding sequence ATGAAGCTCATAGACGACTACAACAGGGTTATCGACTACGTGCGCATTTCCGTCACCGACCGGTGCAATCTGCGCTGCAGGTATTGTGTCGACGGCGATTTTCCGTTCATCCCCCATACGGAGGTCCTTTCCTACGAGGAGATCATCCGTTTCGTCAGGATATGCGCCTCGCTGGGGGTCAGGAAGGTACGCCTGACCGGGGGTGAGCCGCTGACGAGAAAGGACTTGCCTCATCTCCTCAAGGAGATCGGGGCGATAGAGGGGATCACCGATATCAGTCTTACCACGAACGGCGTCCTTCTCGCGGACCATCTGGAAGAACTGAAGGAGGCGGGGCTGAAACGGATCAACATCAGCCTCGATACATTGAGAAAAGACAGGTTTGCCTGGATCACATGCATCGACGCCTTTGACAGGGTGATCGACGGCATCAAGAAGGCCTCCTATGCCGGACTGAACCCGATCAAGATAAATACGGTCATCATAAAGGACTTCAACGATGACGAGATACTCGATTTTGTCCGTATCGCGCGGAAGTGGGACCACGAGATCAGGTTCATCGAGTTCATGCCTTTTGGTGACATGTCGCTTTGGAAATCCACCGAGATCATAACGTCACGGGAGATAGAAGAGATCATCCGCCGGGAGTTCGAGCTTGTCCCCTCGCTGAGACCGGGCAAGGGCCCGGCGAAGGTCTTCGACATAGTGGGAGGATCGGGAAGGATCGGCTTTATCAGTCCCGTGTCCAGCCATATCTGCGCGGAATGCAACCGGATCCGGTTGACCTCGAGGGGCATGATACGTCCCTGTCTCTTTTCCGATGTGGAATACGACGTGAAGGCGCTCATGAGATCGGGCAAGAGCGACGAAGAGGTGAAGGAGTTCATTCGCGGCGTCGTAAAGGTGAAACCGGAAAGGAAGCTCGAAATGGGTGCGATACGGAAATGCCAGAGGAGCTTGAGGAATATAGGAGGATAG